One window of Campylobacter sp. RM12651 genomic DNA carries:
- the sucC gene encoding ADP-forming succinate--CoA ligase subunit beta — protein sequence MNIHEYQAKEIFAKFGVPTLKGKVAFSVEEAVANAKELGGSVWAVKAQIHAGGRGLGGGVKIAKNLDEVKMYAEKILGMNLVTHQTGPEGKLVRKLYIESGANIAKEYYLALLFNRMEEKITIIASSEGGMDIEKVAAEQPEKIAKVTIDPAIGFKMFHGLEVVKVLGLNKDEGKKLITFIDKLYKLYLAKDANLVEINPLIKTAEGEFFALDAKMSFDDSGLYRNPDIAELKDETEENPAELEASKYGLSYVKLDGDVACMVNGAGLAMATMDIINYSGCKPANFLDVGGGASAETVAKAFEIIMRDKNVKVIFINIFGGIVRCDRIANGVLEATKTTKIDIPVVVRLDGTNAKEAKEILDNSGLKNIHAATDFANGAEIVKSLVK from the coding sequence ATGAATATACACGAATATCAAGCAAAAGAAATTTTTGCTAAATTTGGTGTGCCTACTTTAAAAGGTAAGGTTGCATTTAGTGTTGAAGAAGCTGTTGCAAACGCAAAAGAATTAGGCGGAAGTGTTTGGGCTGTAAAAGCTCAAATCCATGCTGGTGGTCGTGGTTTAGGTGGCGGTGTAAAAATCGCTAAGAATTTAGATGAAGTTAAAATGTATGCTGAAAAAATATTAGGTATGAACCTTGTAACTCATCAAACAGGACCAGAAGGAAAACTTGTTAGAAAACTTTATATTGAAAGTGGTGCAAATATTGCTAAAGAATATTATTTAGCACTATTATTTAATAGAATGGAAGAAAAAATCACAATCATTGCTTCAAGTGAAGGTGGTATGGATATAGAAAAAGTTGCAGCAGAGCAACCTGAAAAAATAGCAAAAGTTACAATTGACCCTGCAATTGGCTTTAAAATGTTTCACGGACTTGAAGTAGTAAAAGTTTTAGGTCTAAATAAAGATGAAGGTAAAAAATTAATAACATTTATAGATAAATTATATAAATTATATTTAGCAAAAGATGCAAATTTAGTAGAAATTAACCCATTAATCAAAACTGCAGAAGGCGAGTTTTTCGCACTTGATGCTAAGATGAGTTTTGATGATAGTGGTCTTTATAGAAATCCAGATATTGCAGAATTAAAAGATGAAACAGAAGAAAACCCAGCAGAGCTAGAAGCTAGTAAATATGGTTTAAGTTATGTAAAACTTGATGGCGATGTGGCTTGTATGGTAAATGGTGCAGGTCTTGCTATGGCTACAATGGATATTATTAATTATAGTGGCTGCAAACCAGCAAACTTCTTAGATGTTGGTGGTGGAGCAAGTGCTGAAACCGTTGCAAAAGCATTTGAGATTATTATGAGAGATAAGAATGTAAAAGTAATTTTCATTAATATTTTTGGTGGTATCGTAAGATGTGATAGAATTGCAAATGGTGTTTTAGAAGCTACAAAAACAACTAAAATTGATATTCCTGTAGTAGTTCGCTTAGATGGAACAAACGCTAAAGAAGCAAAAGAAATTCTAGATAATTCAGGTCTTAAAAATATTCACGCAGCAACAGATTTTGCAAATGGTGCTGAAATTGTAAAAAGCTTAGTAAAGTAA
- the sucD gene encoding succinate--CoA ligase subunit alpha: protein MSILVNKNTKVIVQGFTGKEATFHAEQCIAYGTNIVGGVTPFKGGETHLGKPVFDTVKEAVSKTGADTSLIFVPPFAVGDSIIEAADAGIKLAVVITEHTPVKDMMFAKAYANKKGMKIIGPNCPGIITADECKLGIMPGFIFKKGNIGVISKSGTLTYEAANQVVLGGYGITTAVGIGGDPIIGLAYKELLAEFEKDSETKAIVMIGEIGGSLEVEAAKFIKENITKPVVAFIAGATAPKGKRMGHAGAIVGSADESAAAKKEALKSYGVHVVDSPADIGKKIKEILK from the coding sequence ATGAGTATATTAGTAAATAAAAATACAAAAGTAATAGTTCAAGGCTTTACAGGTAAAGAAGCTACATTTCACGCAGAACAATGTATTGCTTATGGTACAAATATAGTTGGTGGTGTAACTCCATTTAAAGGTGGAGAAACTCATTTAGGAAAGCCTGTATTTGATACGGTTAAAGAAGCAGTTAGTAAAACTGGTGCTGATACAAGTTTAATTTTCGTTCCTCCTTTTGCTGTTGGAGATAGTATCATTGAAGCTGCTGATGCAGGAATTAAACTTGCAGTAGTAATCACAGAACATACTCCTGTAAAAGATATGATGTTCGCAAAAGCTTATGCAAATAAAAAAGGTATGAAAATAATTGGACCAAACTGCCCAGGAATTATCACTGCAGATGAATGTAAATTAGGAATTATGCCAGGCTTTATATTTAAAAAAGGAAATATCGGTGTAATTTCTAAAAGTGGAACTTTAACTTATGAAGCAGCAAATCAAGTTGTTTTAGGTGGTTATGGAATTACAACTGCAGTTGGAATTGGAGGAGACCCAATCATAGGTCTTGCTTATAAAGAATTATTAGCTGAATTTGAAAAAGATAGCGAAACTAAAGCTATAGTTATGATAGGTGAAATTGGTGGAAGCTTAGAAGTTGAAGCTGCTAAATTTATAAAAGAAAATATCACAAAACCTGTTGTAGCATTTATAGCAGGTGCAACTGCTCCAAAAGGTAAAAGAATGGGTCACGCAGGTGCTATTGTAGGAAGTGCTGACGAAAGTGCTGCTGCTAAAAAAGAAGCTTTAAAAAGCTATGGAGTTCATGTAGTTGATTCTCCTGCAGATATCGGTAAAAAAATCAAAGAAATTTTAAAATAA
- a CDS encoding 4Fe-4S binding protein, whose protein sequence is MENNNNAPVWVDEKRCKACNICVSYCPMGVIAMRDEPSAVLGQMIEVVNPESCIGCRDCETHCPDFAINVADAKGFKFAKPTQEGKDRAAAIKANNFKKLKA, encoded by the coding sequence ATGGAAAATAATAATAATGCACCTGTATGGGTGGATGAAAAAAGATGTAAAGCCTGTAATATATGCGTAAGCTATTGTCCTATGGGCGTTATTGCTATGAGAGATGAACCAAGTGCTGTTTTAGGTCAAATGATTGAAGTAGTTAATCCAGAATCATGCATAGGTTGTAGAGATTGTGAAACTCATTGTCCTGATTTTGCGATTAATGTTGCAGATGCTAAAGGCTTTAAATTTGCAAAACCTACTCAAGAAGGTAAAGATAGAGCGGCTGCAATTAAAGCTAACAATTTTAAAAAGTTAAAGGCGTAA
- a CDS encoding 2-oxoglutarate synthase subunit alpha: MREVISTGNNLIAQAAIDCGCSFFGGYPITPSSEIAHELSHMLPKAGGTFIQMEDEISGISVALGAAMSGAKAMTASSGPGISLKAEQIGLAYIAEIPIVIVNVMRGGPSTGLPTRVAQGDLFQAKAPSHGDIASIAIAPASLEESYNLTITAFNYANKYSTPVFLLMDETVGHMNGKAILPDVKDLKIEPRREFTGDPKDYKPYKADMDEPATLNPFFKGYRYHIAGLHHGDIGFPTEDGKIVDYNMRRLVGKIKNKVDELALYEEYMLDDADICIIAYGSVARAAKEAIARLRAQGLKVGLFRPITLYPVHEKKIAEVCSRFKKILVTELNMGQYLEEIQRASKRDDFASLHRANGRPITPSEIEAKVKESF; encoded by the coding sequence ATGAGAGAAGTAATATCAACAGGAAATAATTTAATAGCTCAAGCTGCAATTGATTGTGGTTGTTCTTTTTTTGGTGGTTATCCAATAACTCCTAGTAGTGAGATAGCTCATGAATTAAGCCATATGCTACCAAAAGCTGGTGGAACATTTATTCAAATGGAAGATGAGATAAGTGGAATTAGCGTTGCACTAGGTGCGGCTATGAGTGGTGCAAAAGCAATGACTGCAAGTAGTGGTCCTGGAATTAGCTTAAAAGCAGAACAAATAGGACTTGCATATATAGCTGAAATTCCAATCGTAATAGTAAATGTTATGCGTGGTGGTCCATCAACTGGTCTTCCAACTCGTGTTGCTCAAGGCGATTTATTTCAAGCAAAAGCTCCAAGTCATGGAGATATAGCAAGTATTGCTATTGCACCTGCTAGTCTTGAAGAAAGCTATAATCTAACAATAACAGCATTTAATTATGCTAATAAATACTCAACTCCAGTATTTTTATTAATGGACGAAACGGTTGGACATATGAATGGTAAAGCAATTTTACCTGATGTAAAAGATTTAAAAATAGAACCACGCCGTGAATTTACAGGAGACCCAAAAGATTATAAACCTTATAAAGCTGATATGGATGAACCTGCTACATTAAATCCATTCTTTAAAGGCTATCGTTATCATATAGCTGGTCTTCATCACGGAGATATAGGTTTTCCAACTGAAGATGGCAAAATAGTTGATTATAATATGAGAAGATTAGTCGGTAAGATTAAAAATAAAGTAGATGAATTAGCACTTTATGAAGAATATATGTTAGATGATGCTGATATTTGCATTATTGCTTACGGAAGCGTTGCTCGTGCTGCAAAAGAAGCAATTGCAAGACTTAGAGCGCAAGGATTGAAAGTAGGTTTATTTAGACCAATTACTTTATATCCAGTTCATGAGAAAAAAATAGCTGAAGTTTGCTCAAGATTTAAGAAAATTTTAGTAACAGAATTAAATATGGGACAATATTTAGAAGAAATTCAAAGAGCAAGTAAGAGAGATGATTTTGCTAGCTTACATAGAGCTAATGGTCGTCCAATAACTCCAAGTGAAATTGAAGCAAAAGTAAAGGAGAGTTTCTAA
- a CDS encoding 2-oxoglutarate ferredoxin oxidoreductase subunit beta produces the protein MAFNYDDYLRVDKMPTQWCWGCGDGVVLKCIIKAIAKMGWNMDDVCVVSGIGCSGRMSSYVNCNTVHTTHGRALAYATGIKLANPTKHVIVVTGDGDTTAIGGNHLIHAARRNIDLTHIMINNFIYGLTNSQTSPMTPQGFYTVTAQFGNIDPTFDACELVKAAGASFIARGNVIDAAKLENMIYKAMAHEGYSFIDCFSNCHINLGRKNKMGEAVQMLDWISNRSVEKSKFDKLSDEEKVDKFPVGILYENKTKPEYCKAYEEVRRAAKEGRMVNLNALGGAK, from the coding sequence ATGGCTTTTAATTATGATGATTATTTAAGAGTAGATAAAATGCCTACTCAGTGGTGCTGGGGATGTGGTGATGGTGTTGTTTTAAAATGTATTATTAAAGCAATTGCAAAAATGGGTTGGAATATGGATGATGTTTGCGTAGTTAGTGGTATTGGCTGTAGTGGTCGTATGAGCTCATATGTAAATTGCAATACCGTTCATACAACTCATGGTCGTGCATTAGCTTATGCAACTGGTATTAAATTAGCTAATCCAACTAAACATGTAATAGTTGTAACAGGTGATGGCGATACAACTGCAATTGGTGGTAATCATTTAATCCATGCTGCAAGAAGAAATATTGATTTAACTCATATTATGATTAATAACTTTATTTATGGACTTACAAATTCTCAAACAAGCCCAATGACCCCACAAGGATTTTACACAGTTACAGCTCAATTTGGTAATATTGACCCTACATTTGATGCTTGCGAATTAGTAAAAGCAGCTGGAGCTAGTTTTATAGCTCGTGGTAATGTAATTGATGCTGCTAAACTTGAAAATATGATTTATAAAGCAATGGCTCATGAAGGATATAGTTTTATTGATTGCTTTAGTAACTGCCATATTAATTTAGGTCGTAAAAATAAAATGGGCGAAGCTGTTCAAATGCTTGATTGGATAAGTAATCGTTCTGTTGAAAAATCTAAATTTGATAAATTAAGCGATGAAGAAAAAGTTGATAAATTCCCAGTTGGAATTTTATATGAAAATAAAACTAAACCTGAATATTGCAAAGCTTATGAAGAAGTTCGCCGTGCTGCTAAAGAAGGTAGAATGGTTAATTTAAATGCTTTAGGGGGTGCTAAATGA
- a CDS encoding 2-oxoacid:acceptor oxidoreductase family protein gives MKFQLRFGGEGGQGVITAGEILAAAWMEKGGSSKKGAYAIKASTYTSQVRGGPTKVDIILDDEEILFPYAVEGEITFMLSTAQKGYSGFKDGVCEGGIIVVEPNLVKPSEEDRKKFKIFEIPIITIAKDEVGNVATQSVVALAIAVYMSKCMDTDVVKEVMLSHVPPKTRDANAKAYDLGIKYAKKALGE, from the coding sequence ATGAAATTCCAATTAAGATTTGGTGGAGAAGGCGGTCAAGGTGTAATTACTGCTGGTGAGATTTTAGCAGCTGCTTGGATGGAAAAGGGTGGAAGTAGTAAAAAAGGTGCTTATGCTATAAAAGCTAGTACATATACTTCTCAAGTTCGTGGTGGTCCAACTAAGGTTGATATTATTTTAGATGATGAAGAAATATTATTTCCTTATGCAGTTGAAGGCGAAATTACTTTTATGCTTTCAACTGCTCAAAAAGGCTATTCTGGTTTTAAAGATGGTGTTTGTGAAGGTGGAATAATAGTAGTTGAGCCAAATCTAGTAAAACCAAGTGAAGAAGATAGAAAGAAATTTAAAATATTTGAAATTCCAATCATTACAATAGCTAAAGATGAAGTTGGCAATGTGGCTACTCAATCAGTTGTTGCGCTTGCAATTGCGGTATATATGAGCAAATGTATGGATACTGATGTTGTAAAAGAAGTTATGTTAAGTCATGTGCCACCAAAAACTCGTGATGCAAATGCTAAGGCTTATGATTTAGGTATAAAATACGCTAAAAAAGCTTTAGGAGAATAA
- a CDS encoding DASS family sodium-coupled anion symporter: MTKDKIPLAILCILIAISFVFIPVPESLISIKQAALLKAHSDFSEQKLLELSLFDARLSWIYLGCFIATVLCIILKVMPLGAVSLISIAFIAISTISVSADISGAARSKAAIKDALSAFSNSLIWLIVISIMLARGIIKTGLGRRLAFYFLSIFGKKTLGIGYSIALSEVFLAPITPSNTARGGGIINPIVQSIAKALGSEPNNGSANKAGTYLSLVNYQSNPITSAMFITATAPNPLVVKLISDATNANISITWGQWALGMFVPGMCAILLMPLVIYFLSPPELKETPDARELAKKELAAMGKFSLDEKIMLSIFGLCLFLWAGMPSNFANWFGFSEYAKALTFDPASVAALGLAIALLTGVLKYDELLAEKTAWDTLVWFAALIMLATMLDKLGLAAFLGQELKMAASSLGLSVTFVMIFFTLAFLYSHYFFASTTAHISAMFLVFYKTGLDLGAPPMLYAFMLAAAGNIMMALTHYATGTAPVVFGSGYVSLNKWWIIGFIVSVIDIAVMICVGLVWWKILGFY; encoded by the coding sequence ATGACTAAGGATAAAATTCCTTTAGCTATTTTATGTATATTAATAGCTATTTCATTTGTATTTATTCCGGTTCCTGAAAGTCTAATTTCTATTAAACAAGCTGCTTTATTAAAGGCTCATTCTGATTTTTCAGAACAAAAATTATTAGAATTAAGCTTATTTGATGCAAGACTTTCTTGGATATATTTAGGTTGTTTTATAGCTACTGTTTTATGTATTATTTTAAAGGTAATGCCACTTGGTGCAGTTAGCTTAATATCTATTGCTTTTATAGCAATTTCTACAATTAGCGTTAGTGCTGATATTAGTGGAGCTGCTAGAAGTAAGGCTGCTATTAAAGATGCTTTAAGTGCATTTTCTAATAGCTTAATATGGCTTATTGTAATATCTATTATGCTCGCTCGTGGTATTATCAAAACTGGTCTTGGAAGAAGATTGGCATTTTATTTTTTAAGCATATTTGGTAAAAAAACTTTAGGTATAGGATATTCAATTGCTTTAAGCGAAGTGTTTTTAGCTCCAATTACTCCATCAAATACTGCAAGGGGCGGTGGTATAATTAATCCAATAGTTCAATCAATTGCTAAAGCTCTAGGTTCAGAGCCAAATAATGGCAGTGCAAATAAAGCAGGAACATATCTTAGCCTTGTAAATTATCAATCAAATCCAATTACATCTGCTATGTTTATTACCGCAACTGCACCAAATCCATTGGTAGTAAAACTAATTTCAGATGCAACTAATGCAAATATTAGTATTACTTGGGGGCAATGGGCTTTAGGAATGTTTGTTCCTGGAATGTGTGCGATATTGCTTATGCCATTAGTGATTTATTTTTTAAGCCCACCTGAACTTAAAGAAACACCTGATGCAAGAGAATTAGCTAAAAAAGAATTAGCTGCTATGGGTAAATTTAGCTTAGATGAAAAAATTATGCTTAGTATTTTTGGATTATGCTTATTCTTATGGGCTGGAATGCCTAGTAATTTTGCTAATTGGTTTGGTTTTAGCGAATATGCAAAGGCCTTGACGTTTGATCCTGCTAGTGTGGCGGCTTTAGGACTTGCAATTGCGCTTTTAACTGGTGTTTTAAAATACGATGAATTATTAGCAGAAAAGACAGCTTGGGATACATTAGTATGGTTTGCTGCTTTAATTATGCTTGCTACTATGCTTGATAAATTAGGTTTAGCTGCATTTTTAGGACAAGAGTTAAAAATGGCAGCTTCATCTTTAGGGCTTAGTGTAACTTTTGTAATGATATTTTTTACTTTAGCGTTTTTATATTCGCACTATTTTTTCGCAAGCACAACAGCTCATATTTCAGCAATGTTTTTGGTATTTTATAAAACAGGGCTTGATTTAGGAGCACCACCTATGCTATATGCTTTTATGTTAGCAGCTGCAGGAAATATTATGATGGCACTTACGCATTATGCTACAGGGACTGCTCCTGTTGTATTTGGTAGTGGTTATGTTAGTCTTAATAAATGGTGGATAATAGGTTTTATTGTAAGTGTTATTGATATAGCAGTTATGATTTGTGTTGGCTTGGTATGGTGGAAGATATTAGGCTTTTATTGA
- a CDS encoding flavodoxin domain-containing protein, with protein MKKVGIFYATKGGTTKAFAEQIAAKIGADVVNIKDVEINALSEYKTLILMSSSYFFGALADDWGSKVKLLNTIDFSDKNVAIVGVGGQERHPDSFCSGVADFYDKLAFSGARFIGEVCSSDYNYTFSRLQFGKALRGLCLDKADGDKNEARINAWVENIKKYL; from the coding sequence ATGAAAAAAGTTGGTATTTTTTATGCTACAAAAGGTGGTACTACTAAAGCTTTTGCAGAGCAAATCGCAGCAAAAATTGGTGCTGATGTTGTAAATATTAAAGATGTTGAAATAAACGCATTATCAGAATATAAAACTTTAATCTTAATGAGTTCAAGCTATTTTTTTGGTGCTTTGGCTGATGATTGGGGAAGTAAAGTAAAATTATTAAATACTATTGATTTTAGCGATAAAAATGTAGCTATCGTAGGTGTTGGCGGACAAGAAAGACATCCTGATAGTTTTTGCTCTGGTGTAGCTGATTTTTATGATAAATTAGCTTTTAGTGGAGCAAGATTTATAGGCGAAGTTTGCTCAAGTGATTATAACTACACATTCTCAAGATTACAATTTGGAAAAGCTTTAAGAGGGCTTTGCCTTGATAAAGCTGATGGGGATAAAAACGAAGCAAGAATTAATGCTTGGGTTGAAAATATTAAAAAATATTTATGA
- a CDS encoding ribose-phosphate pyrophosphokinase encodes MRGYTIFSGSANIQFANKVAQRLDCKLSDAGVKRFSDGEISVQIGESVRGKDVFIIQSTCAPANDNLMELLILTDALKRSSANSITAVIPYFGYARQDRKAAPRVPISAKLIADLMQTAGISRVATIDLHAGQIQGFFNIPVDNLYGSIIFNEHLKQRDLSKAVVASPDTGGIVRARAVAKALDLELVIVDKRREKANESEVMNVIGDVNGKDVIIVDDMIDTAGTIVKAAEVFKKLGAKSVIACCTHPVLSGAAYDRIENGALDELIVTDTIPLAKECKKITVLSVAPLFGEVIRRVYHNESVNGLFS; translated from the coding sequence ATGAGAGGTTATACCATTTTTTCGGGTTCTGCAAATATTCAATTTGCCAATAAAGTCGCTCAAAGATTAGATTGTAAATTAAGCGATGCTGGAGTTAAGCGTTTTAGTGATGGAGAAATTAGCGTTCAAATTGGAGAAAGTGTGCGTGGTAAAGATGTATTTATTATCCAAAGCACTTGCGCACCAGCGAATGATAATTTAATGGAATTATTAATATTAACTGACGCATTAAAAAGAAGTTCAGCTAATTCAATCACTGCTGTAATTCCTTATTTTGGATATGCTAGACAAGATAGAAAAGCAGCTCCTAGAGTTCCAATTAGTGCAAAATTAATAGCTGATTTAATGCAAACTGCAGGAATTAGCCGTGTAGCTACTATTGATTTACACGCAGGTCAAATTCAAGGATTTTTTAATATCCCTGTTGATAATTTATACGGAAGTATTATTTTTAACGAACATTTAAAACAAAGAGATTTAAGTAAAGCAGTAGTTGCAAGTCCTGATACAGGCGGAATTGTTCGTGCAAGAGCTGTTGCAAAAGCACTAGATTTAGAACTTGTTATTGTTGATAAACGCCGTGAAAAAGCTAATGAAAGCGAAGTTATGAATGTAATTGGCGATGTAAATGGTAAAGATGTAATTATAGTTGATGATATGATTGATACTGCAGGAACTATTGTTAAAGCTGCTGAAGTGTTTAAAAAATTAGGAGCTAAAAGTGTAATTGCTTGCTGTACTCATCCTGTTTTAAGTGGAGCTGCTTATGATAGAATAGAAAATGGTGCTTTAGATGAATTAATAGTAACTGATACTATACCACTAGCAAAAGAATGTAAAAAAATAACAGTTTTAAGTGTTGCACCTTTATTTGGAGAAGTTATTCGCCGTGTTTATCATAATGAAAGTGTTAATGGTTTATTTTCATAA
- a CDS encoding lactate permease LctP family transporter: MEFTPNFNPLGNIWLSAFVAFLPILCFFLCLVVFKTKGYVAGFLTVVTAILVAVFAYKMPLNAAFASIIVGFTTGIWPIAWIIIAAIFLYKLSIKSGQFEVIKQSIMTITPDHRIQVIIIGFCFGAFLEGAIGFGGPVAITAALLVGLGLRPLQAAGYCMIANTAPVAFGAIGIPIIAMAQAVGIQQHEVAAMVGRILPPFSFCIPFFIVFLMDGMKGIKETFPIVFVAAISFAIAQFLSANFLGAELPDIISAIVSLVATAVAAKTFKLKNIVRFDDKKDFSDVKTLSIKEIVYAWSPFLLLIVFVVIWTQGWFKSLFGTDAALAFTNLKLSFASLGDLAVIKPSLVEGGKAGTQPLGLGIPLINTPGTAILFAAIASIYILKVKASDAKVCFNDTLREMAFPILTIGLVVGFAKITDYSGASGTLGIALSQTGGAFTFFSPVIGWIGVFLTGSDTSANLLFGSLQQVTAHQLGFSDTLFLAANSAGGVVGKMISPQSIAVACAAVGLVGRESELFKYTVKYSIAMIIIIGIWVSLIAYFMPGIIPPSIPLAK, from the coding sequence ATGGAATTTACACCTAATTTTAACCCACTTGGCAACATTTGGTTAAGTGCATTTGTAGCATTTTTACCTATACTTTGCTTTTTTCTTTGCCTAGTGGTTTTTAAGACAAAAGGTTATGTGGCAGGTTTTTTAACCGTTGTTACAGCCATTCTTGTTGCAGTTTTTGCTTATAAAATGCCGTTAAATGCTGCATTTGCTAGTATTATAGTAGGTTTTACTACTGGTATTTGGCCTATTGCTTGGATTATAATAGCAGCTATTTTTCTTTATAAGCTTTCGATTAAATCAGGTCAATTTGAAGTAATTAAACAAAGTATTATGACAATTACGCCTGATCATCGTATTCAAGTAATCATCATTGGATTTTGTTTTGGAGCATTCTTAGAAGGTGCTATTGGATTTGGTGGACCTGTTGCAATTACTGCTGCTTTACTTGTTGGTTTAGGTCTTAGACCATTACAAGCAGCTGGATATTGTATGATAGCAAACACAGCTCCTGTTGCATTTGGTGCTATTGGTATTCCAATTATTGCAATGGCTCAAGCTGTTGGAATACAACAACATGAAGTTGCTGCTATGGTTGGTAGAATTTTACCTCCGTTTAGTTTTTGTATTCCATTTTTTATAGTATTTTTAATGGATGGTATGAAAGGTATTAAAGAAACTTTCCCTATTGTATTTGTTGCAGCTATTTCTTTTGCTATAGCACAATTTTTATCAGCAAACTTCTTAGGTGCTGAATTACCTGATATTATTTCAGCTATTGTTTCTTTAGTAGCTACTGCTGTTGCTGCAAAAACATTTAAACTTAAAAATATTGTAAGATTTGATGATAAAAAAGATTTTAGCGATGTAAAAACTTTAAGCATCAAAGAAATTGTTTATGCCTGGTCACCTTTCTTATTATTAATTGTATTTGTTGTTATATGGACTCAAGGTTGGTTTAAATCATTATTTGGAACTGATGCAGCTTTAGCATTTACAAATCTTAAATTATCATTTGCTAGTTTAGGTGATTTAGCAGTTATTAAACCATCACTTGTAGAAGGTGGAAAAGCAGGAACTCAACCTTTAGGACTAGGAATTCCATTAATCAACACTCCAGGAACAGCTATTTTATTTGCTGCAATTGCAAGTATATATATTTTAAAAGTAAAAGCTAGTGATGCTAAAGTATGCTTTAATGATACTTTAAGAGAAATGGCGTTTCCTATTTTAACTATTGGTTTAGTTGTTGGTTTTGCAAAAATTACTGATTATAGTGGAGCTAGTGGAACATTAGGAATTGCATTATCACAAACTGGTGGAGCATTTACATTCTTCTCTCCTGTAATTGGCTGGATTGGAGTATTCTTAACAGGTTCTGATACAAGTGCAAACCTTTTATTTGGTTCTTTACAACAAGTTACAGCTCATCAATTAGGCTTTTCTGACACATTATTCTTAGCAGCAAATAGTGCAGGTGGTGTTGTTGGTAAAATGATATCTCCACAAAGTATTGCAGTTGCTTGTGCTGCTGTTGGTCTTGTAGGACGCGAGAGTGAGTTGTTTAAATACACAGTTAAATACTCAATAGCTATGATAATAATTATAGGAATTTGGGTAAGCTTAATTGCATATTTTATGCCTGGAATTATACCACCTAGTATTCCTTTAGCTAAATAA
- a CDS encoding DMT family transporter, with product MLSLKRLIKKNLGIYFMVIASFAFALMGCCAKLLANTMPSVEIMFFRNVIGVIFIAYLIYKIPHKKSGGKFSLLFFRGLIGTISLYFFFYNVANISLGGAFAFQKTNPLFVALIAFLFFKEQLGFKSILYLLLAFGGVMLIIQPFAPEHLHSGFDIKNSILGVLSGLTAALALTSARELGKFYNTEVIASSFFILGTILPILSMLGGEYLNESIIRHFDFAFATFVMPVGYKIWTLIILMGSLSILYQIYVTKAYKVAKKAGVVAGVGYIDVVFTLFLGILLGDDLPSFVVLTGIICVLIGGIGISLSKDNKK from the coding sequence ATGCTTAGTTTAAAAAGGTTAATTAAAAAAAATCTAGGAATATATTTTATGGTTATTGCTAGTTTTGCATTTGCACTCATGGGGTGCTGTGCAAAACTACTTGCAAATACTATGCCTAGTGTAGAAATAATGTTTTTTAGAAATGTTATTGGAGTTATTTTTATAGCTTATTTGATTTATAAAATTCCACACAAAAAATCAGGTGGTAAATTCTCTTTATTGTTTTTTCGTGGTTTAATAGGAACTATTTCTTTATATTTTTTCTTTTATAATGTCGCTAATATTTCTTTAGGCGGTGCTTTTGCTTTTCAAAAAACAAATCCACTTTTTGTAGCATTAATTGCATTTTTGTTTTTTAAAGAGCAGTTAGGATTTAAAAGTATTTTATATTTATTATTAGCTTTTGGTGGTGTAATGTTAATAATTCAACCATTTGCACCTGAACATTTACATAGTGGTTTTGATATTAAAAACTCAATTTTAGGTGTTTTAAGTGGTTTAACAGCAGCACTTGCTTTAACAAGCGCTAGGGAATTAGGAAAGTTTTACAATACTGAAGTTATAGCATCAAGTTTTTTTATACTAGGAACAATTTTACCTATATTATCTATGCTAGGCGGAGAGTATTTAAATGAGAGTATTATTAGGCATTTTGATTTTGCTTTTGCTACATTTGTAATGCCTGTTGGATATAAAATATGGACTTTAATTATTTTAATGGGCTCTTTATCGATTCTATACCAAATATATGTAACAAAAGCCTATAAAGTAGCTAAAAAGGCTGGGGTTGTAGCTGGAGTTGGATATATTGATGTTGTATTTACTTTATTTTTAGGAATACTTTTAGGAGATGATTTACCAAGTTTTGTAGTTTTAACAGGTATAATCTGCGTTTTAATAGGTGGTATAGGAATAAGTTTAAGTAAGGATAATAAAAAATGA